The Fragaria vesca subsp. vesca linkage group LG2, FraVesHawaii_1.0, whole genome shotgun sequence genome includes a window with the following:
- the LOC101303876 gene encoding disease resistance response protein 206-like, giving the protein MEKAVLKLFFVAVFMFIPLLGHSSSSTEENRELDRWFQKLDYSKPKLTRFHFYFHDTVSGPDQTSLPVVPSPKSIKPSLTLFGQVNIFDNPLTKEPEITSERLGVAQGLYSFASQEEYSVLLAMTIVFTSGTNNGSSVTILGRNPVLQPRREFPIVGGTGDFRLARGFATASNYVANASMAIVEYNVTVLHY; this is encoded by the coding sequence ATGGAGAAGGCAGTTCTAAAGCTTTTCTTCGTAGCTGTGTTCATGTTCATTCCATTACTAGGGCACAGTAGTAGTAGCACTGAAGAAAACCGAGAACTGGACCGATGGTTTCAGAAGCTCGACTACTCCAAACCGAAGCTTACCCGATTCCACTTCTACTTTCACGACACCGTTTCAGGCCCCGACCAAACATCACTCCCAGTGGTTCCATCACCCAAGAGCATCAAGCCATCCCTCACCTTGTTCGGACAAGTCAATATCTTTGATAACCCCCTAACCAAGGAACCCGAAATCACGTCCGAGCGCCTAGGCGTGGCTCAGGGGCTCTACAGTTTCGCGTCGCAAGAAGAATATAGTGTACTTTTGGCAATGACCATTGTCTTCACCAGCGGCACAAACAACGGTAGCAGTGTCACTATTTTGGGGCGCAATCCAGTGCTTCAACCCCGGCGAGAGTTTCCTATCGTCGGCGGGACTGGCGATTTCCGGTTGGCTCGTGGGTTTGCTACGGCCTCGAATTATGTTGCTAATGCTAGCATGGCTATTGTAGAATATAATGTCACGGTTTTACATTACTGA
- the LOC101303585 gene encoding uncharacterized mitochondrial protein AtMg00810-like, which produces MEVGFQQSWSDYSLFTRNHKGHFTVPLVYVDDIILAGSHLDDITGVKSYLSDRFKLRDMGVLKYFLGIEVARSKQGIVLSQRKYALEILEDSGFLGAKPTTFHVEYNSTLTRGEGKLMSDPSQYRRLVGRLIYLTITRPDIVYEVQILNQFMDKPREPHLEAAHKVLRYLKQTPGQGLLLPSRGKLQLRAYCDAD; this is translated from the coding sequence ATGGAAGTTGGTTTCCAACAATCCTGGTCAGATTATTCTTTATTTACAAGAAATCATAAAGGTCACTTTACCGTTCCATTGGTATATGTTGATGATATCATTCTAGCAGGAAGCCATCTTGATGATATAACAGGTGTGAAAAGTTATTTATCTGATAGATTCAAGCTGAGAGATATGGGAGTATTGAAATACTTTCTTGGCATAGAAGTTGCTCGTTCCAAGCAGGGAATTGTTCTAAGCCAACGAAAATATGCATTGGAGATACTAGAAGATTCAGGTTTTCTTGGAGCTAAGCCTACTACTTTTCATGTCGAGTATAATAGCACTCTCACACGAGGAGAAGGAAAACTAATGTCTGATCCATCACAGTATCGACGATTGGTAGGAAGGCTAATATATCTCACCATCACAAGACCAGACATTGTGTATGAGGTTCAAATTCTCAATCAATTCATGGACAAGCCAAGAGAACCACATTTAGAAGCTGCACACAAGGTGCTTCGGTATCTAAAACAAACGCCGGGGCAGGGTCTACTTCTACCATCCAGAGGAAAACTACAATTAAGGGCCTATTGTGATGCAGATTAG